The genomic window TGTGGTAGTAAATATAACTAATTCCTACTGGATTATCTCTTCTCGACTCTCCAGGCATTGACAGTCTTGGAGTACATGGTAGGCCATGGATCAGAACGTGTCATAGAAGAGGTTAAAGAACATGCATATCAAATTACGGTAATGACCACATAGTAGTAATTTATATTGGATGTCTCCAAAACAAGATTATTTGTTGGTATCTCAGCTATTGATTTTCCTACTGATGGAGTTTTATCTCTTTTCCATGTATTAGACATTATCTGGTTTTCAGTATATTGATTCCAGCGGTAAAGATCAAGGTAGCAATGTCAGGAAGAAGGCGCAGAGCCTTGTGGCTTTGGTTAAtgacaaagaaagaataaCGGAGGTCAGAGAGAAGGCTGCTGCTAACAGAGATAAGTATGTCTGCTTCTTGTTTCCCCAATGGGTTATCTCATGCacatttgtttgattaaaactGCTGCCTAGCCAGGATTTATAATTGCTATCTATTCTACCAAGTCAAGTCATGAATAGGCAATTTTCATCATTACGAGCATCTGTATTTTAAGTAAGCTTTTCCTCCATGAGAGCACATATTTCCCATAACctgacattttttttgtacaacAGGTATCATAACTCAATGCATAGGCCGTCAGGAGGATATGGGGACAAATATGATTACGAAGGCCGCTATGGAGACAGAGATGAAGGGCGAAGTAGTTAtgggaaagagagagaatatgGTTACAGGGATGATGATAGAAATAGTCGTGATGGCGATCGTTATTCTAGAGACTCTGAAGACCGATATGGAAGAGATGGTAACACGGATGACGAATACCGTGGAAGGAGCAGAAGTGTTGATAATTACAATGGATCAAGAGGTAGGAGCTCGGACAGGGAACGGCCTATTGAGGATGATGGCCAATCCTCATCGCGGTATGttgattaaatttataatctcCCTCTTTAAATTGGACCGAcaaatcaaagatattttAAGGTGACAAATCAACAATATTCGGATGTGTAATAGCTTAGATGTCCTCGATGTAAAAAAAGACTCGTCTTGCGTCCTGAGCATCATACCAAAAATTTGATGAAAcatttctctttgttctgtAGGGATAGTGGTGCGCCAGCTGATGATCATTCTCAAGATGGGAGGTAATTTCCAGAGACGTGTACTGATTTTGGAAGGGTcccttttttattatttgtattaaGTATTATGGAAAAAATGTCAATACTTATCTCTTACTTTTGAGATTTGATAGAGGGGGGCTAGAGAGAAAGTTCTCTGAACAAAATATTGGTGCTGCTCCACCTAGTTATGAAGAAGCTGTGAGTGAATCACGGAGCCCTGTATACAGTGAAAGGTGACAATTCTCTTCACTGCAAATTGAGAAGTACTTTTTTCTTAGCAGTTTTGAATTCAAATGAtgaatcatttaaaatttcttCATTGAAGGGATGGTGGAGAGACCCCACAAGTTGCTCCTCCAGGAGCTGCTGCTTCTCCTCTTGCTGAAAACATCAGCGTGGACAACAAAGCTGCTGATTTTGTTAATGAATCATCTCCTCAGCAAGTTGAGgcttttgatgaatttgatcCACGAGGTTCAGTTTCAGGTACAGAGCTTCCCATGCTTGCAATTGTCTAGTTACGACTCCTAAGCAGCATAAGAATTTGCTTTCCTTGATAATTCagtaaatgttaaaaacacCTTATTTTAAGGTATAGGATTGTGTTCTGATCTGAGTGTTGCCATTGTATATCATGTCTTTTTCAGCAGCATGTGCACCTACAGCTGGTGCTTCGGTTCCTGCACCTATCCCACCAACAGTGGTTTCTACGCCTGCCCCGCCTGCCTCAATTAATGCAGAAATGGATTTGCTTGGCTCTCTTTCAGATGTATTTTCACCAAATCCCTTGGCTATTGTAACATCTGATTCCACTTCTGTTGAAACCAATGGACAAGCAAACACTGGTTTAGCTCCATCGTTTTCTACTTCTCAGTCATCTACTCAGGTATTCTCATTTACCAATtatgtttaaagtttttttaatgggTATGTTACTGGGTTCATCTGAAAACTCAACCGGATggtttatttatcttttgcCCTTTGTGCAGCCTTTTGATGATCCATTTGGTGACTCTCCTTTCAAAGCCATCACTTCTGCTGACACTGAGACAAGCCAACATCAGAGTTTTGGAGTTCCTTTTCAGCCAACACCACCAACTTCAAATCCTAACAATGAACATAACTTTGGTTTTGGGGAAGCATTTTCAGCTGTTACCGATTCTGAACCTGGCGTTCAAAATATGCAAGCTCCACCGAACTTATCCGTCTTTCCTCAAGAGCAGTTTGATACATCGCAGAGCGAAATCGATATTCTTGCCGGCATTCTCCCACCATCTGGACCGCCAGTTTCTCTGTCTCCACAACCAGATTCCACTATGCCAACATCCCAATTTCATCCCAATGGTAACTCCTATGAAAGCTATCATCATCAAGCCGCGCCTACAGATCTAAACATGCAAGGACAAACACCGTTTGGTCAAGCTTCACAACAATTTAACATGGTTTCACATTCACAAAATCATCATGAAGGTATGCAATTCAACAATGGGGGCTTCACGCAACAGCCAGGCTATGCAGGTCCAGCAACCTCTCAACCTCCACAATATACTCCTGGTGTATCTTCACACCCACCAAGTGAGAGTTTTCCTCACCAACCAGGTTCTGCCACCTCAGCAAGCTCGCAAACTCCTTACGCTACTACACCCAATGTATCAGCTGGGCAGTTTGATGGTGGGAGTTTCATGACACAGCAACCTTATGGTGTGACACAACAAGTTCATGTTGTCCCTTCCCATATACCACAGCGAACTCAATCTGGACCTGTTGCAGCGTTTGGGAATAATAACAATATCGTTGGAGATATGCACCAACCTGGTTCTACCCCCTCATCAAGCTCGCAAACTCCTTACCCTACTACGCCCAATGCACCAAGTGGTCAGTTTGATGGTGGAAATTTTATGACACAACAACCTTATGGTGTGATACCGCAAGTTCATGGCGTCCCTTCCCATATACCACAGCGAACTCAATCTGGACCTGTTGCAGCGCACGGGAATAGTAACAATGTTGTTGGGGATATGTTTTCACCAGCTGGACTAAGTTCCTTGGAGACATCAGCATCGCAACCATCTCTCACACCTTTAACAGGAGCAATTGAAATTGTTCCCCAAAATCAGAAGAAGTTTGAGCCAAAATCAACAATTTGGGCTGATACATTAAGTAGAGGGCTAGTTAACTTCAACATTTCTGGACGTAAGCGAGATCTTTTTATATACAGTCTCTCAAGTCATAAAGCTCTAACAAAGTTTCTAACGTTTGTTTCTTACTGTGCAGCGAAAACAAATCCATTGGCGGATATAGGAGTTGACTTCGAGGCAATCAACAGGAAAGAGAAACGGCTAGAGAAACCAACTATCACACAACAACAAGTAACATCAACTATCAACATGGGGAAAGCCATGGGATCTGGTACTGGCTTAGGTCGCGCTGGTGCAGGTGCTATGAGACCTCCAACAAATTCAATGGTAGGCTCAAGCATGCCCACGGGCATGAATGTTGGTGGCTATGGAGGCATGAACCAACACCAACCCATAGGCATGAACCAAAACCATCCCATGGGCATGAACCAAAACCTTTCCATGGGAATGAACCAGAACTATCCCATGGGAATGAACCAAAACTATCCAATGGGAATGGGCATGAACATGAACATGGGCGGGTATGGACAAGGGTATCCGATGCAACCACAACAAGGAATGGGCATGGCTCCTCCTGGTGCACCACAAGGCATGACCGGTGCCTATAATCCAATGATGGGTCAAGGCGGTTACAACCCTCAGCAGCAGCAACCATATGGTGGAGGTTACCGGTAAGATTCGAGCCAATCACGGTTACCCATTTTACTTATCAtggtaaaaagagaaaacatcaAAGAACAGAACACAATCAGTTTGACCTggatttgtaaattttatggTCGGTTCAGGTAAGTTGGGGTTTGGTCAGTCATATTATTGGATTAATACCTCAGCTTCATCAgttattttgctttttctttacaaaaataattctcGACCAAATTG from Arabidopsis thaliana chromosome 3, partial sequence includes these protein-coding regions:
- a CDS encoding ENTH/VHS family protein (ENTH/VHS family protein; CONTAINS InterPro DOMAIN/s: Epsin, N-terminal (InterPro:IPR001026), Epsin-like, N-terminal (InterPro:IPR013809), ENTH/VHS (InterPro:IPR008942); BEST Arabidopsis thaliana protein match is: ENTH/VHS family protein (TAIR:AT2G43160.1); Has 10809 Blast hits to 8703 proteins in 640 species: Archae - 23; Bacteria - 783; Metazoa - 4592; Fungi - 2600; Plants - 971; Viruses - 59; Other Eukaryotes - 1781 (source: NCBI BLink).), with the protein product MKKAFGQTVRDLKRGVNKKVLKVPGIEQKVLDATSNESWGPHGSLLADIAHASRNYHEYQITMGVLWKRLSDSGKNWRHVYKALTVLEYMVGHGSERVIEEVKEHAYQITTLSGFQYIDSSGKDQGSNVRKKAQSLVALVNDKERITEVREKAAANRDKYHNSMHRPSGGYGDKYDYEGRYGDRDEGRSSYGKEREYGYRDDDRNSRDGDRYSRDSEDRYGRDGNTDDEYRGRSRSVDNYNGSRGRSSDRERPIEDDGQSSSRDSGAPADDHSQDGRGGLERKFSEQNIGAAPPSYEEAVSESRSPVYSERDGGETPQVAPPGAAASPLAENISVDNKAADFVNESSPQQVEAFDEFDPRGSVSAACAPTAGASVPAPIPPTVVSTPAPPASINAEMDLLGSLSDVFSPNPLAIVTSDSTSVETNGQANTGLAPSFSTSQSSTQPFDDPFGDSPFKAITSADTETSQHQSFGVPFQPTPPTSNPNNEHNFGFGEAFSAVTDSEPGVQNMQAPPNLSVFPQEQFDTSQSEIDILAGILPPSGPPVSLSPQPDSTMPTSQFHPNGNSYESYHHQAAPTDLNMQGQTPFGQASQQFNMVSHSQNHHEGMQFNNGGFTQQPGYAGPATSQPPQYTPGVSSHPPSESFPHQPGSATSASSQTPYATTPNVSAGQFDGGSFMTQQPYGVTQQVHVVPSHIPQRTQSGPVAAFGNNNNIVGDMHQPGSTPSSSSQTPYPTTPNAPSGQFDGGNFMTQQPYGVIPQVHGVPSHIPQRTQSGPVAAHGNSNNVVGDMFSPAGLSSLETSASQPSLTPLTGAIEIVPQNQKKFEPKSTIWADTLSRGLVNFNISGPKTNPLADIGVDFEAINRKEKRLEKPTITQQQVTSTINMGKAMGSGTGLGRAGAGAMRPPTNSMVGSSMPTGMNVGGYGGMNQHQPIGMNQNHPMGMNQNLSMGMNQNYPMGMNQNYPMGMGMNMNMGGYGQGYPMQPQQGMGMAPPGAPQGMTGAYNPMMGQGGYNPQQQQPYGGGYR